From the genome of Candidatus Saccharimonadales bacterium, one region includes:
- a CDS encoding metalloregulator ArsR/SmtB family transcription factor, producing the protein MVNASLSNIFSALSDPTRRDILQRVLHKEQSVNQLANAYAMSLPAVSKHIKILEAAQLITKERVGRQYIIRLSDERIQMAAKHLLEYQTTLDTRLESLDHYLQGTDVAADKPSHTSKPSNQTLTMSHVFNATPRQVWDAYTEPRHIERWWGASTIRLANCYNDVRVGGMWRFAIENPHGQEIVVSGQYKEVTPYQRLTYTDGFGEPSSTRPQALVTITLEQLTGGKTKLTKTSTASKAVHQLQASWLRLAQEL; encoded by the coding sequence ATGGTTAATGCTAGTCTTAGCAACATCTTTAGCGCTCTTTCTGACCCTACCCGAAGGGATATTCTTCAGCGCGTACTCCACAAAGAGCAATCGGTCAATCAATTGGCAAATGCGTATGCTATGTCGCTTCCTGCCGTATCTAAGCATATAAAGATTCTTGAGGCAGCGCAGCTCATCACAAAAGAGCGTGTTGGTCGCCAGTATATTATTCGTCTCTCTGATGAGCGGATTCAGATGGCGGCCAAACACCTCTTGGAGTACCAGACAACTTTGGATACACGCCTCGAATCACTCGATCATTATCTACAAGGTACGGATGTGGCCGCCGATAAGCCTAGTCACACAAGCAAACCCTCAAATCAAACTCTTACTATGAGTCACGTATTCAACGCAACGCCTCGGCAAGTTTGGGATGCGTATACAGAACCTAGGCACATAGAAAGATGGTGGGGAGCATCAACGATACGGCTTGCAAACTGCTACAACGACGTACGCGTAGGCGGCATGTGGCGTTTTGCAATTGAAAATCCACATGGACAAGAAATTGTGGTAAGTGGCCAGTATAAAGAGGTCACTCCTTATCAGCGACTCACATATACTGATGGTTTTGGCGAGCCGAGCAGCACACGCCCGCAGGCCCTTGTAACGATCACATTAGAGCAGTTGACGGGCGGAAAGACGAAACTTACAAAAACATCAACCGCAAGCAAGGCCGTACACCAGCTACAGGCATCATGGTTGAGGCTGGCCCAAGAGTTATAA
- a CDS encoding AraC family transcriptional regulator, with protein MNKEFLRTSRFFQKTYRHKGILNSQNFEKEVDLRCYEPSPEMAEFVDVYFIARWDRQGKLPYIAADILTQPVVNLFFTAGGAFVQWPAMGVRRFKVGDSGVYAGVKFKPGAFYSFCAELQVDTKTPADTFFPGATSQFSSELLRLADGDILEGMERLLLDMRPQLHSKQEVVAKVMRDIAENSAHSVGSLAEKYKISERTLQQIAKQYVGIGIKQVMMRTRLLTAVEYGLEKKPNWTTIAAELNYSTQSHFTNDFKRYIGVSPSQYTKLTTIDELEPIAEKSTVIL; from the coding sequence ATGAATAAAGAATTTTTAAGAACATCTCGTTTTTTCCAGAAAACGTATAGACATAAGGGCATCCTAAACTCTCAGAACTTTGAAAAAGAAGTTGATCTGCGATGCTATGAGCCATCACCAGAGATGGCTGAGTTTGTTGACGTATATTTTATAGCCCGCTGGGACCGGCAAGGAAAGCTGCCTTATATTGCCGCGGACATATTGACGCAGCCAGTCGTGAATCTGTTTTTTACGGCTGGAGGTGCTTTTGTGCAATGGCCGGCGATGGGCGTGCGGCGCTTTAAAGTCGGTGATTCGGGAGTGTATGCCGGCGTAAAATTTAAGCCTGGCGCGTTTTATTCTTTTTGCGCGGAATTGCAAGTCGATACAAAGACGCCTGCTGATACGTTCTTTCCTGGGGCGACATCACAGTTCAGTAGCGAATTGTTGCGTCTAGCGGATGGAGATATATTGGAGGGCATGGAACGATTGCTATTAGATATGCGACCCCAGCTACACTCAAAACAGGAAGTAGTTGCGAAAGTGATGCGTGATATTGCCGAGAATTCAGCACATTCTGTTGGGTCGCTTGCAGAAAAGTACAAGATAAGTGAGCGCACCTTGCAACAAATAGCAAAACAGTATGTAGGCATAGGTATTAAGCAGGTGATGATGCGGACTCGGCTACTCACTGCTGTGGAATATGGTTTGGAGAAAAAGCCGAACTGGACAACGATTGCGGCCGAGCTAAATTACAGCACACAGTCCCACTTTACGAATGATTTTAAGCGTTACATAGGTGTGTCGCCGTCGCAATATACAAAACTTACTACGATTGATGAACTGGAGCCAATAGCAGAAAAGAGTACCGTGATACTATAA
- a CDS encoding DUF1801 domain-containing protein — MNYEKNPQVDEYIAALPMWQQKMYQKVRDLVHVADPAVEEVIKRRVQPYFVLGGNICAFLAAKDHINVFIYDPIAPDPERLINQGHNNLTARSIQLYEGDVINEKAFIALFKAVIANNRAGGWRKVKDK, encoded by the coding sequence ATGAATTATGAAAAAAATCCACAGGTGGATGAATATATAGCCGCGTTACCCATGTGGCAGCAAAAAATGTATCAAAAAGTGCGTGATTTGGTGCATGTGGCGGATCCTGCGGTAGAAGAAGTGATAAAACGGCGTGTACAGCCATATTTTGTCCTTGGAGGGAATATTTGCGCCTTTCTTGCCGCAAAGGATCATATTAATGTTTTTATTTATGACCCGATTGCACCAGACCCGGAGAGGCTTATTAACCAAGGCCATAATAATCTTACGGCGCGATCGATCCAGCTTTATGAAGGTGATGTAATTAATGAAAAGGCATTCATCGCTTTATTTAAAGCAGTTATCGCTAACAATCGTGCCGGGGGTTGGCGCAAAGTTAAAGACAAATAG
- a CDS encoding HAD-IC family P-type ATPase → MKDFLIIVRRNFVSPIVIAILLLGTTLLFLGETRDAFFISFVIILNTLLAIIQEMRARLALKKLELMSAPHARRLMQNDTYDEILYDQLQQGDTIKLLTGDEIPADGEVLKSTGLEVDESMLTGESASVEKPAKSTVFAASAVVAGNAIVRVNAVGANTKAGAMTATLKRYTPQLTPLQKAISRAITFLTYGALVLAFLIFVVYKASGLDAVTIFKTITSAAVTIVPEGLLLASSLLLAFGSLKLAQAKVLPQKLSAIEAMALLSVLCVDKTGTLTSEEIGFESLSLTKKYEKNQTLIESLVAVATKEGDNATSQAISNALSLPKKYTVIDTLAFSSERKTSGVRVKLNGTAHTILIGAPEFLGKVSTITPSLQKQIKHATSEGQRVLLVALFEDQKTSIKNVVNGEAVGIILLKNALREGVQDTVAYLQKNGVSLRVISGDNPETVKYVAREVGISNPERVITGAELALLNDRDWDKTVKKTTIFARVLPEQKERLIATFQKDGDFTGMVGDGVNDALALKKANLGVAMFSGASASRRVADIVLLNNSFTALPLGMHLGNRIMQAIEVISVLFFHKIIYGIILLLTTLALGLRFPFDPRHITFMNIFLVTLPTIMWTLFPPSPQHRVQPKHFWRDTLWAVVPIASLTGIAIAFSYWLMTQLHAPNHADIRTMTVIITVFFGVYLVFLASRMLGVIYDTAAKTARWLYIVSVIVIAFATFGFNFGRSFFDFTQPNWIYLWPVIGIVFVVALIQYKLAAIAGDKLKQKHYEV, encoded by the coding sequence GTGAAAGATTTTCTTATTATCGTACGACGCAACTTTGTGTCGCCTATTGTTATCGCTATATTGCTCTTGGGCACCACGCTGCTTTTTCTTGGCGAAACCCGCGATGCTTTTTTTATATCCTTTGTTATTATCCTTAACACCCTCTTGGCTATCATTCAGGAAATGCGGGCCAGGTTGGCGCTTAAAAAACTCGAACTCATGAGCGCTCCCCACGCTCGCAGGCTCATGCAAAACGATACCTACGATGAAATACTTTACGATCAGCTTCAACAAGGTGACACAATTAAGTTACTGACTGGCGATGAGATTCCCGCAGATGGTGAAGTTCTAAAAAGCACCGGACTCGAAGTAGATGAAAGTATGCTGACAGGAGAATCTGCCTCTGTTGAAAAGCCAGCCAAATCGACCGTTTTCGCAGCAAGTGCCGTTGTTGCGGGTAATGCTATCGTACGCGTTAATGCCGTAGGCGCAAACACAAAAGCCGGCGCCATGACCGCAACCCTTAAGCGGTACACTCCTCAACTCACCCCGCTTCAAAAGGCAATTAGTCGCGCCATTACGTTTCTGACGTATGGCGCCCTTGTACTAGCGTTTCTCATTTTTGTCGTCTATAAAGCCTCTGGACTCGACGCGGTAACAATATTTAAAACAATCACTTCCGCGGCGGTTACCATCGTGCCCGAAGGCCTCCTTCTTGCAAGTTCACTGCTTCTTGCCTTTGGGTCATTAAAGCTCGCACAAGCAAAGGTACTCCCGCAAAAACTTTCAGCCATTGAAGCCATGGCCTTGCTATCCGTGCTGTGTGTTGATAAAACCGGAACACTCACTAGTGAGGAAATCGGTTTTGAATCACTTTCGCTTACAAAGAAGTACGAGAAAAACCAAACCCTCATCGAAAGCCTTGTGGCCGTCGCTACTAAAGAAGGCGATAATGCTACTAGTCAGGCTATTTCCAACGCATTGTCGCTTCCAAAAAAATATACTGTCATAGATACGCTTGCCTTCTCCTCGGAGCGCAAAACGAGTGGCGTTCGTGTCAAACTCAATGGTACGGCACATACTATTCTTATAGGAGCTCCTGAATTTTTAGGTAAGGTAAGCACCATCACCCCATCTCTTCAAAAACAGATTAAACATGCAACCAGTGAAGGCCAGCGCGTGCTCCTTGTTGCTTTATTTGAGGACCAGAAAACCTCAATTAAAAATGTTGTTAATGGTGAAGCTGTAGGTATCATCCTTTTGAAAAACGCCTTGCGCGAGGGCGTTCAAGACACCGTTGCGTATTTGCAAAAGAATGGAGTGAGTCTACGCGTCATTAGCGGTGACAATCCTGAGACGGTCAAATATGTCGCTCGGGAAGTAGGTATTTCTAACCCTGAGCGTGTTATTACGGGAGCGGAGCTTGCGCTATTAAATGATCGCGACTGGGATAAAACTGTCAAGAAAACGACTATTTTTGCACGCGTTCTCCCAGAACAAAAAGAGCGTCTCATCGCAACGTTTCAGAAAGATGGAGATTTCACCGGTATGGTAGGTGATGGTGTTAATGACGCCCTTGCACTTAAAAAAGCCAACCTTGGCGTCGCCATGTTTTCCGGAGCTTCGGCCAGCCGCCGAGTTGCCGATATAGTGCTCCTTAATAATTCCTTTACCGCACTTCCACTCGGCATGCACCTAGGCAACCGCATCATGCAAGCGATTGAGGTGATTTCAGTCTTATTCTTCCATAAAATTATTTATGGTATTATTCTCCTTTTGACAACCTTGGCACTCGGACTTCGCTTTCCTTTCGATCCACGCCATATCACTTTTATGAATATTTTTCTCGTTACGCTGCCTACCATTATGTGGACGCTATTTCCACCGAGCCCACAACATCGCGTACAGCCAAAACATTTCTGGCGGGATACATTATGGGCGGTTGTGCCGATTGCGTCCCTTACCGGTATTGCAATCGCCTTTAGCTACTGGCTGATGACCCAACTGCACGCGCCCAACCATGCTGATATCCGCACTATGACTGTCATCATCACCGTATTCTTTGGTGTTTACCTAGTATTTCTGGCGTCACGAATGCTGGGTGTCATATACGACACAGCAGCCAAAACGGCTCGTTGGTTGTATATCGTATCTGTCATTGTTATCGCGTTTGCGACATTCGGGTTCAACTTTGGCCGCAGCTTCTTTGATTTTACGCAGCCCAACTGGATATATTTATGGCCCGTTATTGGCATTGTTTTTGTTGTAGCGCTCATACAATATAAACTGGCCGCCATTGCCGGCGACAAACTCAAGCAAAAACACTACGAGGTATAG
- a CDS encoding DUF1579 family protein: MADTNSQMPTPNPKLKSLDPMVGKWKVTGRTLGAEEDNITGEISLEWLPGGFFLKQTTRIDFAGMFEPTGLELVGYDAEKDALTSLVYSNMAPIPVPYTWSLEDNELTIHMDAGATMHATISKDGNSFEGGWRPDPGHENEPGMVAYDLKGTRV; this comes from the coding sequence ATGGCAGATACAAATTCACAAATGCCTACACCAAATCCAAAACTAAAGTCACTTGATCCTATGGTCGGAAAATGGAAAGTTACTGGCCGCACACTAGGAGCCGAAGAAGACAATATTACCGGCGAAATCAGCCTTGAATGGTTACCGGGCGGCTTCTTCCTCAAGCAAACAACTCGCATCGACTTTGCTGGTATGTTTGAGCCAACCGGCTTAGAGCTTGTGGGCTACGACGCAGAAAAAGATGCGCTCACCTCTCTCGTTTATTCCAATATGGCGCCTATCCCCGTGCCCTACACTTGGAGCCTCGAAGACAATGAGTTGACTATTCACATGGACGCTGGCGCTACTATGCACGCAACCATCAGCAAAGATGGCAATTCATTTGAAGGTGGATGGCGTCCCGATCCAGGCCACGAAAACGAACCTGGTATGGTGGCTTACGATCTTAAAGGAACTCGAGTCTAA
- a CDS encoding neutral zinc metallopeptidase: protein MKRLIGAAIMACLLASSCGVPKEDDYGIPSSPAPATSAASRPTDIPSSAYARLKPISPKSDCEVSGDLEGRFTKSQMAQYLECIVPDVDRWIDVTYQEMPHPKGYFFVPSGISAVLGDCPVNDKVLQYCGNVDQIFLGQAAVWQQYSVYGDAAPPVVVAHELGHHFQHEVGMKMAAGNAQIRYENQADCVAGAYMSWARSRGLMSRDDVKDLSGSLIAAADADGPRRDHGTKSERIGAFELSYDNVKNVRPTLRNCNQYVPEIPIVQ, encoded by the coding sequence ATGAAACGTCTTATCGGCGCAGCGATAATGGCATGTTTGCTCGCGTCGTCATGCGGTGTTCCTAAAGAGGATGATTATGGCATACCTTCCTCTCCGGCACCTGCGACGAGTGCAGCTAGTAGGCCAACGGACATCCCGAGCAGCGCATACGCGCGCCTAAAGCCGATTTCTCCAAAATCTGACTGTGAAGTTTCAGGCGATTTAGAAGGAAGGTTCACAAAATCGCAGATGGCTCAATATCTGGAGTGCATTGTTCCGGATGTTGATCGGTGGATCGATGTTACTTACCAAGAGATGCCGCATCCTAAGGGCTATTTTTTTGTTCCCTCTGGTATTTCTGCGGTGCTGGGTGACTGTCCGGTCAACGACAAAGTGTTGCAATATTGTGGCAATGTGGATCAGATCTTCTTGGGTCAGGCGGCGGTATGGCAGCAGTATTCAGTGTACGGAGATGCTGCCCCGCCCGTAGTGGTGGCGCATGAATTAGGCCATCATTTTCAGCACGAAGTTGGAATGAAGATGGCGGCCGGTAATGCGCAGATTCGTTATGAAAATCAAGCGGATTGCGTTGCTGGTGCGTACATGAGCTGGGCCCGGTCCCGGGGTCTCATGAGCAGAGACGACGTCAAAGATTTGTCAGGCTCGCTTATTGCTGCTGCCGATGCTGATGGCCCTCGCAGGGATCATGGAACGAAAAGCGAGCGTATTGGTGCGTTCGAACTTTCGTACGACAATGTAAAGAATGTACGGCCTACCCTTCGTAACTGTAACCAGTACGTTCCCGAAATCCCCATCGTTCAGTAG
- a CDS encoding ester cyclase encodes MRYSQYGEIYRRLNEAIASNNTSAMAAVIDTETFLAMLPGIEVPLDFAQFVVELDRQRMMFSDFGRNVTIKEMIVDDNRLGAFYTMTVTHDGPLMTRDGREILPATNKKITVKSMDSLTFNNAGKIVHVVVVSDRMNTLSQLI; translated from the coding sequence ATGCGTTACAGCCAGTACGGCGAGATCTATCGTCGTCTCAACGAAGCAATCGCAAGCAACAACACGAGTGCGATGGCAGCCGTCATCGACACAGAAACGTTCCTGGCAATGCTGCCCGGGATCGAAGTGCCGCTCGACTTCGCTCAGTTTGTCGTCGAGCTCGACCGTCAGCGCATGATGTTTTCCGACTTCGGCCGCAACGTCACCATCAAGGAAATGATCGTCGACGACAATCGTCTCGGCGCATTCTACACCATGACCGTCACCCACGACGGGCCGCTGATGACTCGCGACGGACGCGAGATCCTGCCGGCCACCAACAAGAAGATCACAGTCAAGTCAATGGACTCGCTCACCTTCAACAACGCAGGCAAGATCGTACATGTGGTGGTCGTGAGTGACCGCATGAACACATTGAGCCAGTTGATCTAG
- a CDS encoding DUF998 domain-containing protein yields the protein MKTSNLSMVAAKAVIGISIAYLILLALLHIIKPEVDPSWVTLSIYSRGNFGWIGQLNFILLGLSHLALFIMLKSQIKNIYGRVGLVLLCIAGIGAIIGGIGISDPMNTPQDQLTTSALWHSIGAALAVWGAPLAAILLNLALLRKNADWKQAKAALLATIALPFIGLVLFMSTAGQNGGHYGPGATIGWMNRVVVIAIIAWQITLALSALNLRKK from the coding sequence ATGAAAACATCAAACTTATCGATGGTTGCCGCAAAGGCAGTTATCGGAATCAGCATTGCTTATCTCATCCTGCTTGCATTGCTTCACATAATAAAGCCCGAGGTTGATCCTTCATGGGTGACGCTCAGTATTTACTCAAGAGGAAACTTTGGCTGGATCGGCCAACTCAACTTTATCCTTCTTGGTCTTAGCCATCTTGCGCTATTTATCATGCTAAAGTCACAAATTAAAAACATTTACGGACGCGTAGGACTTGTGCTTCTTTGTATTGCGGGCATTGGCGCCATCATTGGTGGCATCGGTATTTCCGACCCAATGAACACACCTCAAGATCAGCTCACTACAAGCGCACTTTGGCACTCGATAGGCGCTGCACTGGCAGTATGGGGCGCACCACTTGCGGCAATACTACTCAACTTAGCCCTTCTTCGTAAAAATGCAGACTGGAAGCAAGCGAAGGCCGCGCTTCTCGCTACTATTGCCCTGCCGTTTATTGGCCTTGTCCTCTTCATGAGTACAGCCGGCCAAAATGGAGGTCACTACGGACCTGGAGCAACTATTGGCTGGATGAACCGAGTCGTCGTCATCGCGATTATCGCTTGGCAAATCACCCTGGCACTCAGCGCCCTCAACCTTCGAAAGAAATAA
- a CDS encoding dihydrofolate reductase family protein: MKLVTNIQISVDGVVQANGGPIENGKKVLERGGWASPLFDDEAIEFVNQFYERAEAFLFGERTYELFAGYWGARDDMDHPIVNALNTKPKYVVSDTLKDPKWTNTTVISGDVAAAIRELKAKPGGELQVHGSGTLTHWLLVNDLIDEMDLLICPVVVGQGKRLFPENGPDIALNLIESRAFPKGITLQVYQLAGRPEYAS; this comes from the coding sequence ATGAAACTAGTAACAAATATTCAAATCTCTGTAGATGGAGTAGTGCAAGCCAACGGCGGCCCGATTGAAAACGGCAAAAAAGTACTTGAGCGCGGTGGATGGGCGAGCCCGTTATTCGATGATGAGGCAATAGAATTTGTTAACCAATTCTACGAACGAGCGGAGGCATTCTTATTTGGTGAACGGACATATGAACTGTTCGCAGGTTACTGGGGTGCGAGAGATGACATGGACCATCCAATCGTTAACGCCCTGAACACCAAGCCAAAGTATGTTGTATCCGACACGCTTAAGGACCCGAAATGGACAAACACGACGGTCATTTCTGGCGATGTTGCTGCGGCCATCCGGGAGCTAAAAGCCAAACCCGGTGGCGAGCTGCAAGTACATGGTAGCGGCACTCTAACACACTGGCTTCTTGTGAACGATCTCATTGATGAAATGGACTTACTTATTTGTCCCGTAGTGGTTGGTCAAGGCAAGCGACTGTTTCCTGAAAATGGCCCGGATATTGCCCTTAACCTAATCGAATCACGTGCTTTTCCTAAAGGCATTACGCTCCAGGTGTATCAGCTAGCGGGCCGACCGGAATACGCATCATAA
- a CDS encoding nucleoside hydrolase gives MKHPAVLFLDNTSWDNMALALAATRPSSLLDVKAIFVTGRAAHTDPNASVEERDENYSSYIHFLNAARLQQFLQNAGRADIPVIMGERVHRTQIRTVIPHRAHVNEEVYDLWDAWGEARIHEFTEGIQFLRHHKAKKFLVLVGGPLTEVALIQRYAPDVAAKFGTIFVQAGDFADDESTNLLGGKGNSFNGAVDAVALDDVLRGHDGEVILLPSNMTKQSELGFATPDQLAGLGIYPPLLEGYRVHYEHSAKRRGTSLFIHDLGLVILAEQRVRGHQDFPYRYEQVGILEVPFGAPLSGQPERRGTIVIGPPVCRTNRYVVVWQDTDGYRDRVAAYLQS, from the coding sequence ATGAAACACCCCGCAGTCTTGTTCCTTGACAACACCAGTTGGGACAACATGGCCCTCGCCTTGGCGGCGACCCGTCCTTCCTCCTTGCTGGATGTGAAGGCGATTTTCGTCACGGGACGGGCCGCACACACCGACCCCAATGCTTCGGTTGAAGAAAGGGACGAAAACTACTCCAGTTACATCCACTTTCTCAACGCGGCACGCCTCCAGCAGTTCCTCCAGAATGCCGGACGCGCGGATATTCCCGTCATCATGGGAGAACGCGTGCACCGTACCCAGATTCGCACTGTCATCCCTCATCGCGCTCATGTGAATGAGGAGGTTTACGACCTGTGGGACGCGTGGGGCGAAGCCAGGATCCACGAGTTCACCGAGGGCATACAATTTCTTCGGCACCACAAGGCCAAGAAGTTCCTTGTCCTTGTGGGTGGACCCCTTACCGAGGTCGCACTCATCCAGCGTTACGCGCCCGACGTCGCTGCCAAGTTCGGGACAATATTCGTTCAGGCGGGTGACTTCGCTGACGACGAGTCCACCAACCTCCTCGGGGGCAAGGGCAATTCGTTCAATGGCGCGGTTGATGCAGTGGCGCTTGACGACGTGCTGCGCGGTCACGACGGAGAGGTCATCCTTCTCCCGTCGAACATGACCAAGCAGTCCGAGCTCGGTTTCGCCACGCCCGACCAACTCGCAGGCCTCGGTATCTATCCCCCGCTCCTTGAAGGGTATCGGGTGCACTACGAACACTCCGCCAAGAGGCGGGGAACGTCGCTTTTCATCCACGATCTGGGGCTTGTCATCCTCGCTGAACAGCGTGTTCGGGGCCACCAGGACTTTCCGTACCGGTACGAGCAGGTCGGGATCTTGGAGGTTCCTTTTGGCGCTCCACTGTCCGGCCAGCCGGAACGTCGCGGTACGATCGTGATCGGGCCACCGGTGTGTCGTACGAACCGCTACGTGGTTGTCTGGCAAGACACCGACGGATACCGCGACCGCGTGGCCGCGTACTTACAGAGTTGA
- a CDS encoding MarR family transcriptional regulator: MTKSNSHEAALEALRAAAQAMSRPSTVMRTLIAERAGLNATDAECIDYLMSNAPCTPSDLVRVTGLGKSTVTSVLHRLEKAGYITRQTHTEDRRVLQIYPNLPLIHAKFGPYYKAVTLGFREITADYGLEELQLLTKHYNRMTDLYERQVMLLSNPNYKGVGFVAPSE, translated from the coding sequence ATGACAAAGTCAAATTCTCACGAGGCAGCACTTGAAGCACTCCGGGCAGCAGCACAGGCTATGTCCCGCCCTTCTACCGTGATGCGCACGCTAATAGCCGAAAGAGCGGGACTCAATGCGACGGATGCGGAGTGTATTGACTATCTTATGTCGAATGCGCCCTGCACGCCGAGCGACCTTGTGCGAGTAACCGGCCTAGGTAAAAGCACTGTCACCTCAGTATTGCACCGCCTTGAAAAAGCCGGTTACATTACCCGTCAAACTCATACAGAAGACCGTCGCGTCCTACAAATCTACCCGAACCTACCACTTATTCACGCAAAATTTGGTCCGTACTATAAAGCAGTCACACTAGGATTCCGCGAAATTACAGCCGACTACGGTCTTGAAGAACTCCAACTGCTTACAAAGCATTATAATCGTATGACCGACCTCTACGAGCGGCAAGTTATGCTTCTTTCAAATCCAAACTATAAAGGAGTGGGGTTTGTTGCTCCGTCGGAATAA
- a CDS encoding dihydrofolate reductase family protein: MRKIIVSNIVSLDGFYEGPGKNVMVLPMDGSFDTQNLECMKNADVVLLGGNSYKFFGAFWPMMENNQETSETNREFSRRYNKIQKVAISNSLTLDDAPEAWKTTTRIISENVYEELAKLKDEDGKDIVMYASRMLWNDLMQHGLVDELHFVVGNVVLGDGTPIFEKTISYDDPNVKLELLDTKKGEGSNNNLVKYKVVYKD, from the coding sequence ATGCGAAAAATAATTGTTAGCAATATCGTCTCATTGGATGGTTTTTACGAAGGGCCGGGAAAGAACGTTATGGTACTTCCGATGGACGGCTCTTTTGATACTCAAAACCTCGAATGTATGAAAAATGCCGATGTCGTTCTGCTGGGCGGAAACTCATACAAATTTTTTGGCGCTTTTTGGCCGATGATGGAAAACAACCAGGAAACATCTGAAACGAATCGTGAATTTTCAAGGCGTTACAATAAAATTCAAAAGGTTGCGATTTCGAATAGTCTCACTCTTGATGATGCGCCAGAGGCTTGGAAGACAACGACCCGGATTATCTCGGAAAATGTATATGAAGAACTTGCTAAGCTAAAAGATGAGGATGGTAAGGACATTGTAATGTATGCAAGTCGCATGCTTTGGAATGACCTGATGCAACATGGTTTAGTGGACGAATTGCACTTTGTGGTTGGAAACGTGGTGCTGGGTGACGGAACCCCGATCTTTGAAAAGACGATCTCGTATGACGATCCAAATGTGAAACTAGAGCTTTTGGATACGAAAAAAGGAGAAGGATCGAATAATAATTTGGTGAAGTACAAGGTAGTCTACAAAGACTAA